From a region of the Pseudomonas fulva 12-X genome:
- a CDS encoding chemotaxis response regulator protein-glutamate methylesterase yields MRIGIVNDMPLAVEAMRRALAQEPAHRIVWVAGNGAEGVACCQADTPDLVLMDLLMPVMDGVEATRRIMAQTPCAVLIVSVDIEQYVNRVFEAMGHGALDAVNTPSLGGQSSEAAVLLRKIQNIGWLIGQSSSRKPIAAAAAPANTAARRLVAIGASAGGPAALAVVLKQLPRNFDAAVMLVQHVDEVFAAGMAEWLAGESALPVRLARDGEQPQPGLVLLAGTNNHMRLQRNGTLTYTAEPRSHVYRPSIDVFFDSLVEHWTGEGIGVLLTGMGRDGAQGLKNMRNRGFTTIAQSQASCAVYGMPKAAAELQAAKEILTLERIAPRIVELFG; encoded by the coding sequence ATGAGGATCGGAATCGTCAATGACATGCCGCTGGCAGTCGAGGCCATGCGCCGTGCGCTCGCCCAGGAGCCGGCCCATCGCATCGTCTGGGTGGCGGGCAATGGTGCCGAAGGCGTGGCCTGCTGCCAGGCCGACACGCCGGATCTGGTGTTGATGGACCTGCTGATGCCGGTCATGGACGGTGTCGAGGCGACCCGGCGGATCATGGCGCAGACGCCCTGCGCGGTGCTGATCGTCTCGGTGGATATCGAGCAGTACGTCAACCGCGTGTTCGAGGCCATGGGCCATGGCGCCCTGGACGCCGTCAACACGCCGTCGCTTGGCGGGCAGAGCAGTGAAGCCGCGGTGCTGCTGCGCAAGATCCAGAACATCGGCTGGCTGATCGGCCAGAGCAGCAGCCGCAAGCCGATTGCCGCGGCAGCTGCGCCTGCCAACACCGCCGCCCGCCGCCTGGTGGCCATCGGCGCTTCAGCCGGTGGGCCGGCGGCGCTGGCCGTGGTGCTCAAGCAACTGCCGCGTAACTTCGATGCCGCGGTCATGCTGGTGCAGCATGTCGACGAAGTATTCGCTGCCGGTATGGCCGAATGGCTGGCCGGTGAATCGGCCCTGCCGGTGCGCCTGGCCCGCGATGGCGAACAGCCGCAGCCGGGGCTGGTACTGTTGGCCGGCACCAACAACCATATGCGCCTGCAGCGCAACGGCACCCTGACCTATACCGCCGAGCCGCGTAGCCACGTGTACCGGCCGTCCATCGACGTGTTCTTCGACAGCCTGGTCGAGCACTGGACGGGCGAGGGCATTGGCGTACTGCTCACCGGCATGGGTCGTGACGGTGCCCAGGGTTTGAAGAACATGCGCAACCGCGGCTTCACCACCATCGCCCAGAGCCAGGCCAGCTGCGCGGTGTACGGCATGCCCAAGGCCGCCGCCGAACTGCAGGCGGCCAAGGAAATACTCACGCTGGAGCGCATTGCGCCGCGTATCGTCGAACTGTTTGGCTGA
- a CDS encoding diguanylate cyclase, translating to MQVPPHSMEELGSRKDGAVMVLLVDDQAMIGEAVRRELLGEEGIDFHYCSDPTQAIAVAEQLRPTVILQDLVMPGVDGITLLGEYRARPALRDVPIIVLSTKDDATVKSSAFAAGANDYLVKLPDTIELVARIRYHSRSYMALLQRDEAYRALRESQQQLLETNLVLQRLMNSDGLTGLSNRRHFDEYLEMEWRRATREQTALSLLMIDVDFFKSFNDHYGHVAGDDALRRVAAALRGSCSRSTDLAARYGGEEFAMVLPSTSAGGARLLAEKVRRAVTDLGIPHHKPEPDSVLTASIGVATLVPRVGQTSLQLVNLADQGLYMAKQAGRDQVGLVNDTSALS from the coding sequence ATGCAAGTCCCACCCCATTCCATGGAAGAACTCGGATCACGCAAGGACGGCGCGGTCATGGTGTTGCTGGTCGACGACCAGGCAATGATCGGGGAGGCGGTTCGTCGTGAACTGCTGGGGGAGGAGGGCATCGACTTCCATTACTGCTCTGACCCGACCCAGGCCATCGCGGTGGCCGAGCAGCTGCGACCGACGGTGATTCTGCAGGATCTGGTGATGCCCGGCGTCGACGGTATCACCCTGCTCGGTGAGTACCGCGCGCGTCCGGCGCTGCGCGATGTACCGATCATCGTGCTGTCGACCAAGGATGACGCCACGGTGAAGAGTTCGGCGTTCGCCGCCGGTGCCAACGATTACCTGGTCAAGCTGCCCGACACCATCGAACTGGTGGCGCGCATCCGCTACCACTCGCGCTCCTACATGGCCCTGCTGCAGCGTGACGAAGCCTACCGCGCGCTGCGCGAAAGCCAGCAGCAGCTGTTGGAAACCAACCTGGTGCTGCAGCGGCTGATGAACTCCGACGGCCTGACCGGGCTGTCCAACCGCCGCCACTTCGACGAATACCTGGAGATGGAGTGGCGCCGCGCGACTCGCGAGCAGACCGCGCTGTCGCTGCTGATGATCGACGTCGACTTCTTCAAGAGCTTCAACGACCACTACGGCCACGTGGCCGGCGACGATGCCCTGCGCCGGGTGGCCGCTGCGCTGCGTGGCAGCTGCAGCCGCTCCACGGACCTTGCGGCGCGCTACGGCGGCGAGGAGTTCGCCATGGTGCTGCCCAGCACCTCGGCCGGCGGCGCGCGTCTGCTCGCGGAAAAGGTACGTCGCGCGGTCACCGATCTGGGCATTCCCCACCACAAGCCCGAGCCGGATTCGGTGCTGACCGCCAGCATCGGCGTCGCCACCCTGGTGCCGCGGGTTGGCCAGACCTCGTTGCAGCTGGTCAACCTGGCCGACCAGGGCCTGTACATGGCCAAGCAGGCCGGCCGTGATCAGGTCGGCCTGGTCAACGACACCAGCGCGCTGTCCTGA